A single genomic interval of Falco naumanni isolate bFalNau1 chromosome 11, bFalNau1.pat, whole genome shotgun sequence harbors:
- the FUBP1 gene encoding far upstream element-binding protein 1 isoform X4 has protein sequence MADYSTVPPPASGAPGGGGGGGGGVNDAFKDALQRARQIAAKIGGDAGTSMNSNDYGYGGQKRPLEDGDQPDAKKVAPQNDSFGNQLPPMHQQQRSVMTEEYKVPDGMVGFIIGRGGEQISRIQQESGCKIQIAPDSGGLPERSCMLTGTPESVQSAKRLLDQIVEKGRPAPGFHHGDGPGNAVQEIMIPASKAGLVIGKGGETIKQLQERAGVKMVMIQDGPQNTGADKPLRITGDPYKVQQAKEMVLELIRDQGGFREVRNEYGSRIGGNEGIDVPIPRFAVGIVIGRNGEMIKKIQNDAGVRIQFKPDDGTTPDRIAQITGPPDRCQHAAEIITDLLRSVQAGNPGGPGPGGRGRGRGQGNWNMGPPGGLQEFNFIVPTGKTGLIIGKGGETIKSISQQSGARIELQRNPPPNADPNMKMFTIRGTPQQIDYARQLIEEKIGGPVNPLGPPVPHGPHGVVPGPHGPPGPPGPGAPMGPYNPAPYNPGPPGPAPHGPPAPYAPQGWGNAYPHWQPPNPPDPGKPGTDPNSAAWAAYYAHYYQQQAQPPPAAPPGGPATTQTNGQGDQPNPAPAGQVDYTKAWEEYYKKMGQAVPAPAGAPPGGQPDYSAAWAEYYRQQAAYYAQTSPQGMPQHPPAPQTFNHH, from the exons ATGGCGGACTATTCCACGGTGCCCCCTCCTGCTTCGGGCGCTCCCGGGGGAGGCGGCGGTGGAGGTGGAGGAGTGAACGATGCCTTTAAAGATGCGCTGCAGAGGGCTAGGCAG ATTGCAGCAAAAATTGGAGGAGATGCTGGCACATCAATGAATTCAAACGACTACGGTTATGGAGGACAAAAAAGACCTCTTGAGGATGGAG ATCAACCAGATGCTAAGAAAGTTGCTCCTCAGAATGACT ctTTTGGGAATCAGCTACCACCGATGCATCAGCAGCAAAG ATCTGTGATGACAGAGGAGTACAAAGTTCCAGATGGAATGGTTGGATTCA taATTGGCAGAGGTGGAGAGCAGATCTCACGCATACAGCAGGAGTCTGGCTGTAAAATACAGATTGCACCTG ATAGTGGAGGCCTGCCTGAAAGGTCATGTATGTTAACTGGAACACCAGAGTCTGTTCA ATCAGCAAAAAGATTACTTGATCAGATAGTTGAAAAGGGAAGACCTGCACCTGGCTTTCATCATGGTGATGGACCTGGAAATGCAGTCCAAGAAATTATGATTCCAGCAAGTAAAGCAGGATTAGTTATTGGAAAAGGTGGAGAGACAATTAAACAGTTACAG GAGCGGGCAGGTGTCAAAATGGTCATGATTCAAGACGGTCCACAGAACACTGGTGCAGACAAGCCCCTTAGGATAACTGGAGATCCTTATAAAGTTCAA caagcCAAGGAAATGGTGCTGGAGTTAATTCGTGATCAAGGTGGCTTTAGAGAGGTGCGCAACGAATATGGGTCAAGAATAGGAGGAAATGAAGGGATAGAC gttccAATACCAAGATTTGCTGTAGGTATTGTTATTGGAAGAAATGGAGAGATGataaaaaagatacagaatgaTGCTGGTGTTAGGATCCAATTTAAGCCAG ATGATGGAACAACTCCAGATAGAATAGCCCAAATCACAGGGCCTCCTGACAGATGTCAGCATGCTGCAGAAATTATTACAGACCTCCTTCGAAGTGTCCAG gctggTAACCCTGGTGGACCAGGACCTGGTGGTCGAGGAAGGGGTAGAGGCCAAGGCAACTGGAACATGGGGCCTCCGGGTGGATTACAGGAATTCAATTTTATTGTTCCCACGGGCAAAACTGGATTAATCATTGGCAAAG GTGGTGAAACTATTAAAAGTATAAGCCAGCAATCTGGTGCTAGAATAGAACTTCAGAGAAATCCTCCACCTAATGCGGATCCAAACATGAAGATGTTTACTATCCGTGGAACACCCCAGCAAATAGATTATGCACGACAACTTATAGAAGAAAAGATTGGA GGTCCAGTAAATCCATTGGGTCCACCTGTTCCCCATGGACCCCATGGTGTTGTTCCTGGCCCACATGGACCTCCTGGGCCACCAGGTCCTGGTGCTCCCATGGGACCATATAATCCAGCTCCTTATAACCCAGGGCCTCCTGGCCCTGCACCTCA TGGTCCCCCAGCTCCGTATGCTCCACAAGGATGGGGAAATGCTTATCCACACTGGCAGCCACCAAATCCACCAGATCCAG GTAAGCCAGGAACAGATCCTAATTCAGCAGCGTGGGCAGCTTATTATGCTCACTACTatcagcagcaagcacagccaccacctgcagcccctcctgGTGGACCAGCTACAACCCAAACTAATGGACAAG GAGATCAGCCAAATCCAGCACCAGCAGGGCAGGTTGACTATACCAAGGCCTGGGAGGAGTACTACAAAAAAATGG GTCAAGCAGTTCCTGCCCCTGCTGGGGCTCCGCCAGGTGGTCAGCCGGATTACAGTGCAGCATGGGCTGAGTACtacaggcagcaggcagcataTTATGCCCAGACAAGTCCACAGGGAATGCCACAACATCCTCCGGCACCACAG
- the FUBP1 gene encoding far upstream element-binding protein 1 isoform X5, which yields MADYSTVPPPASGAPGGGGGGGGGVNDAFKDALQRARQIAAKIGGDAGTSMNSNDYGYGGQKRPLEDGDQPDAKKVAPQNDSFGNQLPPMHQQQRSVMTEEYKVPDGMVGFIIGRGGEQISRIQQESGCKIQIAPDSGGLPERSCMLTGTPESVQSAKRLLDQIVEKGRPAPGFHHGDGPGNAVQEIMIPASKAGLVIGKGGETIKQLQERAGVKMVMIQDGPQNTGADKPLRITGDPYKVQQAKEMVLELIRDQGGFREVRNEYGSRIGGNEGIDVPIPRFAVGIVIGRNGEMIKKIQNDAGVRIQFKPDDGTTPDRIAQITGPPDRCQHAAEIITDLLRSVQAGNPGGPGPGGRGRGRGQGNWNMGPPGGLQEFNFIVPTGKTGLIIGKGGETIKSISQQSGARIELQRNPPPNADPNMKMFTIRGTPQQIDYARQLIEEKIGGPVNPLGPPVPHGPHGVVPGPHGPPGPPGPGAPMGPYNPAPYNPGPPGPAPHGPPAPYAPQGWGNAYPHWQPPNPPDPGKPGTDPNSAAWAAYYAHYYQQQAQPPPAAPPGGPATTQTNGQGDQPNPAPAGQVDYTKAWEEYYKKMGQAVPAPAGAPPGGQPDYSAAWAEYYRQQAAYYAQTSPQGMPQHPPAPQGQ from the exons ATGGCGGACTATTCCACGGTGCCCCCTCCTGCTTCGGGCGCTCCCGGGGGAGGCGGCGGTGGAGGTGGAGGAGTGAACGATGCCTTTAAAGATGCGCTGCAGAGGGCTAGGCAG ATTGCAGCAAAAATTGGAGGAGATGCTGGCACATCAATGAATTCAAACGACTACGGTTATGGAGGACAAAAAAGACCTCTTGAGGATGGAG ATCAACCAGATGCTAAGAAAGTTGCTCCTCAGAATGACT ctTTTGGGAATCAGCTACCACCGATGCATCAGCAGCAAAG ATCTGTGATGACAGAGGAGTACAAAGTTCCAGATGGAATGGTTGGATTCA taATTGGCAGAGGTGGAGAGCAGATCTCACGCATACAGCAGGAGTCTGGCTGTAAAATACAGATTGCACCTG ATAGTGGAGGCCTGCCTGAAAGGTCATGTATGTTAACTGGAACACCAGAGTCTGTTCA ATCAGCAAAAAGATTACTTGATCAGATAGTTGAAAAGGGAAGACCTGCACCTGGCTTTCATCATGGTGATGGACCTGGAAATGCAGTCCAAGAAATTATGATTCCAGCAAGTAAAGCAGGATTAGTTATTGGAAAAGGTGGAGAGACAATTAAACAGTTACAG GAGCGGGCAGGTGTCAAAATGGTCATGATTCAAGACGGTCCACAGAACACTGGTGCAGACAAGCCCCTTAGGATAACTGGAGATCCTTATAAAGTTCAA caagcCAAGGAAATGGTGCTGGAGTTAATTCGTGATCAAGGTGGCTTTAGAGAGGTGCGCAACGAATATGGGTCAAGAATAGGAGGAAATGAAGGGATAGAC gttccAATACCAAGATTTGCTGTAGGTATTGTTATTGGAAGAAATGGAGAGATGataaaaaagatacagaatgaTGCTGGTGTTAGGATCCAATTTAAGCCAG ATGATGGAACAACTCCAGATAGAATAGCCCAAATCACAGGGCCTCCTGACAGATGTCAGCATGCTGCAGAAATTATTACAGACCTCCTTCGAAGTGTCCAG gctggTAACCCTGGTGGACCAGGACCTGGTGGTCGAGGAAGGGGTAGAGGCCAAGGCAACTGGAACATGGGGCCTCCGGGTGGATTACAGGAATTCAATTTTATTGTTCCCACGGGCAAAACTGGATTAATCATTGGCAAAG GTGGTGAAACTATTAAAAGTATAAGCCAGCAATCTGGTGCTAGAATAGAACTTCAGAGAAATCCTCCACCTAATGCGGATCCAAACATGAAGATGTTTACTATCCGTGGAACACCCCAGCAAATAGATTATGCACGACAACTTATAGAAGAAAAGATTGGA GGTCCAGTAAATCCATTGGGTCCACCTGTTCCCCATGGACCCCATGGTGTTGTTCCTGGCCCACATGGACCTCCTGGGCCACCAGGTCCTGGTGCTCCCATGGGACCATATAATCCAGCTCCTTATAACCCAGGGCCTCCTGGCCCTGCACCTCA TGGTCCCCCAGCTCCGTATGCTCCACAAGGATGGGGAAATGCTTATCCACACTGGCAGCCACCAAATCCACCAGATCCAG GTAAGCCAGGAACAGATCCTAATTCAGCAGCGTGGGCAGCTTATTATGCTCACTACTatcagcagcaagcacagccaccacctgcagcccctcctgGTGGACCAGCTACAACCCAAACTAATGGACAAG GAGATCAGCCAAATCCAGCACCAGCAGGGCAGGTTGACTATACCAAGGCCTGGGAGGAGTACTACAAAAAAATGG GTCAAGCAGTTCCTGCCCCTGCTGGGGCTCCGCCAGGTGGTCAGCCGGATTACAGTGCAGCATGGGCTGAGTACtacaggcagcaggcagcataTTATGCCCAGACAAGTCCACAGGGAATGCCACAACATCCTCCGGCACCACAG GGCCAATAA
- the FUBP1 gene encoding far upstream element-binding protein 1 isoform X1: MADYSTVPPPASGAPGGGGGGGGGVNDAFKDALQRARQIAAKIGGDAGTSMNSNDYGYGGQKRPLEDGDGSWTSPSSTTHWEGMPSPFKDQPDAKKVAPQNDSFGNQLPPMHQQQRSVMTEEYKVPDGMVGFIIGRGGEQISRIQQESGCKIQIAPDSGGLPERSCMLTGTPESVQSAKRLLDQIVEKGRPAPGFHHGDGPGNAVQEIMIPASKAGLVIGKGGETIKQLQERAGVKMVMIQDGPQNTGADKPLRITGDPYKVQQAKEMVLELIRDQGGFREVRNEYGSRIGGNEGIDVPIPRFAVGIVIGRNGEMIKKIQNDAGVRIQFKPDDGTTPDRIAQITGPPDRCQHAAEIITDLLRSVQAGNPGGPGPGGRGRGRGQGNWNMGPPGGLQEFNFIVPTGKTGLIIGKGGETIKSISQQSGARIELQRNPPPNADPNMKMFTIRGTPQQIDYARQLIEEKIGGPVNPLGPPVPHGPHGVVPGPHGPPGPPGPGAPMGPYNPAPYNPGPPGPAPHGPPAPYAPQGWGNAYPHWQPPNPPDPGKPGTDPNSAAWAAYYAHYYQQQAQPPPAAPPGGPATTQTNGQGDQPNPAPAGQVDYTKAWEEYYKKMGQAVPAPAGAPPGGQPDYSAAWAEYYRQQAAYYAQTSPQGMPQHPPAPQTFNHH, from the exons ATGGCGGACTATTCCACGGTGCCCCCTCCTGCTTCGGGCGCTCCCGGGGGAGGCGGCGGTGGAGGTGGAGGAGTGAACGATGCCTTTAAAGATGCGCTGCAGAGGGCTAGGCAG ATTGCAGCAAAAATTGGAGGAGATGCTGGCACATCAATGAATTCAAACGACTACGGTTATGGAGGACAAAAAAGACCTCTTGAGGATGGAG ATGGCTCTTGGACAAGTCCGAGCAGTACAACACACTGGGAGGGAATGCCCTCTCCTTTTAAAG ATCAACCAGATGCTAAGAAAGTTGCTCCTCAGAATGACT ctTTTGGGAATCAGCTACCACCGATGCATCAGCAGCAAAG ATCTGTGATGACAGAGGAGTACAAAGTTCCAGATGGAATGGTTGGATTCA taATTGGCAGAGGTGGAGAGCAGATCTCACGCATACAGCAGGAGTCTGGCTGTAAAATACAGATTGCACCTG ATAGTGGAGGCCTGCCTGAAAGGTCATGTATGTTAACTGGAACACCAGAGTCTGTTCA ATCAGCAAAAAGATTACTTGATCAGATAGTTGAAAAGGGAAGACCTGCACCTGGCTTTCATCATGGTGATGGACCTGGAAATGCAGTCCAAGAAATTATGATTCCAGCAAGTAAAGCAGGATTAGTTATTGGAAAAGGTGGAGAGACAATTAAACAGTTACAG GAGCGGGCAGGTGTCAAAATGGTCATGATTCAAGACGGTCCACAGAACACTGGTGCAGACAAGCCCCTTAGGATAACTGGAGATCCTTATAAAGTTCAA caagcCAAGGAAATGGTGCTGGAGTTAATTCGTGATCAAGGTGGCTTTAGAGAGGTGCGCAACGAATATGGGTCAAGAATAGGAGGAAATGAAGGGATAGAC gttccAATACCAAGATTTGCTGTAGGTATTGTTATTGGAAGAAATGGAGAGATGataaaaaagatacagaatgaTGCTGGTGTTAGGATCCAATTTAAGCCAG ATGATGGAACAACTCCAGATAGAATAGCCCAAATCACAGGGCCTCCTGACAGATGTCAGCATGCTGCAGAAATTATTACAGACCTCCTTCGAAGTGTCCAG gctggTAACCCTGGTGGACCAGGACCTGGTGGTCGAGGAAGGGGTAGAGGCCAAGGCAACTGGAACATGGGGCCTCCGGGTGGATTACAGGAATTCAATTTTATTGTTCCCACGGGCAAAACTGGATTAATCATTGGCAAAG GTGGTGAAACTATTAAAAGTATAAGCCAGCAATCTGGTGCTAGAATAGAACTTCAGAGAAATCCTCCACCTAATGCGGATCCAAACATGAAGATGTTTACTATCCGTGGAACACCCCAGCAAATAGATTATGCACGACAACTTATAGAAGAAAAGATTGGA GGTCCAGTAAATCCATTGGGTCCACCTGTTCCCCATGGACCCCATGGTGTTGTTCCTGGCCCACATGGACCTCCTGGGCCACCAGGTCCTGGTGCTCCCATGGGACCATATAATCCAGCTCCTTATAACCCAGGGCCTCCTGGCCCTGCACCTCA TGGTCCCCCAGCTCCGTATGCTCCACAAGGATGGGGAAATGCTTATCCACACTGGCAGCCACCAAATCCACCAGATCCAG GTAAGCCAGGAACAGATCCTAATTCAGCAGCGTGGGCAGCTTATTATGCTCACTACTatcagcagcaagcacagccaccacctgcagcccctcctgGTGGACCAGCTACAACCCAAACTAATGGACAAG GAGATCAGCCAAATCCAGCACCAGCAGGGCAGGTTGACTATACCAAGGCCTGGGAGGAGTACTACAAAAAAATGG GTCAAGCAGTTCCTGCCCCTGCTGGGGCTCCGCCAGGTGGTCAGCCGGATTACAGTGCAGCATGGGCTGAGTACtacaggcagcaggcagcataTTATGCCCAGACAAGTCCACAGGGAATGCCACAACATCCTCCGGCACCACAG
- the FUBP1 gene encoding far upstream element-binding protein 1 isoform X2, which yields MADYSTVPPPASGAPGGGGGGGGGVNDAFKDALQRARQIAAKIGGDAGTSMNSNDYGYGGQKRPLEDGDGSWTSPSSTTHWEGMPSPFKDQPDAKKVAPQNDSFGNQLPPMHQQQRSVMTEEYKVPDGMVGFIIGRGGEQISRIQQESGCKIQIAPDSGGLPERSCMLTGTPESVQSAKRLLDQIVEKGRPAPGFHHGDGPGNAVQEIMIPASKAGLVIGKGGETIKQLQERAGVKMVMIQDGPQNTGADKPLRITGDPYKVQQAKEMVLELIRDQGGFREVRNEYGSRIGGNEGIDVPIPRFAVGIVIGRNGEMIKKIQNDAGVRIQFKPDDGTTPDRIAQITGPPDRCQHAAEIITDLLRSVQAGNPGGPGPGGRGRGRGQGNWNMGPPGGLQEFNFIVPTGKTGLIIGKGGETIKSISQQSGARIELQRNPPPNADPNMKMFTIRGTPQQIDYARQLIEEKIGGPVNPLGPPVPHGPHGVVPGPHGPPGPPGPGAPMGPYNPAPYNPGPPGPAPHGPPAPYAPQGWGNAYPHWQPPNPPDPGKPGTDPNSAAWAAYYAHYYQQQAQPPPAAPPGGPATTQTNGQGDQPNPAPAGQVDYTKAWEEYYKKMGQAVPAPAGAPPGGQPDYSAAWAEYYRQQAAYYAQTSPQGMPQHPPAPQGQ from the exons ATGGCGGACTATTCCACGGTGCCCCCTCCTGCTTCGGGCGCTCCCGGGGGAGGCGGCGGTGGAGGTGGAGGAGTGAACGATGCCTTTAAAGATGCGCTGCAGAGGGCTAGGCAG ATTGCAGCAAAAATTGGAGGAGATGCTGGCACATCAATGAATTCAAACGACTACGGTTATGGAGGACAAAAAAGACCTCTTGAGGATGGAG ATGGCTCTTGGACAAGTCCGAGCAGTACAACACACTGGGAGGGAATGCCCTCTCCTTTTAAAG ATCAACCAGATGCTAAGAAAGTTGCTCCTCAGAATGACT ctTTTGGGAATCAGCTACCACCGATGCATCAGCAGCAAAG ATCTGTGATGACAGAGGAGTACAAAGTTCCAGATGGAATGGTTGGATTCA taATTGGCAGAGGTGGAGAGCAGATCTCACGCATACAGCAGGAGTCTGGCTGTAAAATACAGATTGCACCTG ATAGTGGAGGCCTGCCTGAAAGGTCATGTATGTTAACTGGAACACCAGAGTCTGTTCA ATCAGCAAAAAGATTACTTGATCAGATAGTTGAAAAGGGAAGACCTGCACCTGGCTTTCATCATGGTGATGGACCTGGAAATGCAGTCCAAGAAATTATGATTCCAGCAAGTAAAGCAGGATTAGTTATTGGAAAAGGTGGAGAGACAATTAAACAGTTACAG GAGCGGGCAGGTGTCAAAATGGTCATGATTCAAGACGGTCCACAGAACACTGGTGCAGACAAGCCCCTTAGGATAACTGGAGATCCTTATAAAGTTCAA caagcCAAGGAAATGGTGCTGGAGTTAATTCGTGATCAAGGTGGCTTTAGAGAGGTGCGCAACGAATATGGGTCAAGAATAGGAGGAAATGAAGGGATAGAC gttccAATACCAAGATTTGCTGTAGGTATTGTTATTGGAAGAAATGGAGAGATGataaaaaagatacagaatgaTGCTGGTGTTAGGATCCAATTTAAGCCAG ATGATGGAACAACTCCAGATAGAATAGCCCAAATCACAGGGCCTCCTGACAGATGTCAGCATGCTGCAGAAATTATTACAGACCTCCTTCGAAGTGTCCAG gctggTAACCCTGGTGGACCAGGACCTGGTGGTCGAGGAAGGGGTAGAGGCCAAGGCAACTGGAACATGGGGCCTCCGGGTGGATTACAGGAATTCAATTTTATTGTTCCCACGGGCAAAACTGGATTAATCATTGGCAAAG GTGGTGAAACTATTAAAAGTATAAGCCAGCAATCTGGTGCTAGAATAGAACTTCAGAGAAATCCTCCACCTAATGCGGATCCAAACATGAAGATGTTTACTATCCGTGGAACACCCCAGCAAATAGATTATGCACGACAACTTATAGAAGAAAAGATTGGA GGTCCAGTAAATCCATTGGGTCCACCTGTTCCCCATGGACCCCATGGTGTTGTTCCTGGCCCACATGGACCTCCTGGGCCACCAGGTCCTGGTGCTCCCATGGGACCATATAATCCAGCTCCTTATAACCCAGGGCCTCCTGGCCCTGCACCTCA TGGTCCCCCAGCTCCGTATGCTCCACAAGGATGGGGAAATGCTTATCCACACTGGCAGCCACCAAATCCACCAGATCCAG GTAAGCCAGGAACAGATCCTAATTCAGCAGCGTGGGCAGCTTATTATGCTCACTACTatcagcagcaagcacagccaccacctgcagcccctcctgGTGGACCAGCTACAACCCAAACTAATGGACAAG GAGATCAGCCAAATCCAGCACCAGCAGGGCAGGTTGACTATACCAAGGCCTGGGAGGAGTACTACAAAAAAATGG GTCAAGCAGTTCCTGCCCCTGCTGGGGCTCCGCCAGGTGGTCAGCCGGATTACAGTGCAGCATGGGCTGAGTACtacaggcagcaggcagcataTTATGCCCAGACAAGTCCACAGGGAATGCCACAACATCCTCCGGCACCACAG GGCCAATAA
- the FUBP1 gene encoding far upstream element-binding protein 1 isoform X6 codes for MADYSTVPPPASGAPGGGGGGGGGVNDAFKDALQRARQIAAKIGGDAGTSMNSNDYGYGGQKRPLEDGDQPDAKKVAPQNDSFGNQLPPMHQQQRSVMTEEYKVPDGMVGFIIGRGGEQISRIQQESGCKIQIAPDSGGLPERSCMLTGTPESVQSAKRLLDQIVEKGRPAPGFHHGDGPGNAVQEIMIPASKAGLVIGKGGETIKQLQERAGVKMVMIQDGPQNTGADKPLRITGDPYKVQQAKEMVLELIRDQGGFREVPIPRFAVGIVIGRNGEMIKKIQNDAGVRIQFKPDDGTTPDRIAQITGPPDRCQHAAEIITDLLRSVQAGNPGGPGPGGRGRGRGQGNWNMGPPGGLQEFNFIVPTGKTGLIIGKGGETIKSISQQSGARIELQRNPPPNADPNMKMFTIRGTPQQIDYARQLIEEKIGGPVNPLGPPVPHGPHGVVPGPHGPPGPPGPGAPMGPYNPAPYNPGPPGPAPHGPPAPYAPQGWGNAYPHWQPPNPPDPGKPGTDPNSAAWAAYYAHYYQQQAQPPPAAPPGGPATTQTNGQGDQPNPAPAGQVDYTKAWEEYYKKMGQAVPAPAGAPPGGQPDYSAAWAEYYRQQAAYYAQTSPQGMPQHPPAPQTFNHH; via the exons ATGGCGGACTATTCCACGGTGCCCCCTCCTGCTTCGGGCGCTCCCGGGGGAGGCGGCGGTGGAGGTGGAGGAGTGAACGATGCCTTTAAAGATGCGCTGCAGAGGGCTAGGCAG ATTGCAGCAAAAATTGGAGGAGATGCTGGCACATCAATGAATTCAAACGACTACGGTTATGGAGGACAAAAAAGACCTCTTGAGGATGGAG ATCAACCAGATGCTAAGAAAGTTGCTCCTCAGAATGACT ctTTTGGGAATCAGCTACCACCGATGCATCAGCAGCAAAG ATCTGTGATGACAGAGGAGTACAAAGTTCCAGATGGAATGGTTGGATTCA taATTGGCAGAGGTGGAGAGCAGATCTCACGCATACAGCAGGAGTCTGGCTGTAAAATACAGATTGCACCTG ATAGTGGAGGCCTGCCTGAAAGGTCATGTATGTTAACTGGAACACCAGAGTCTGTTCA ATCAGCAAAAAGATTACTTGATCAGATAGTTGAAAAGGGAAGACCTGCACCTGGCTTTCATCATGGTGATGGACCTGGAAATGCAGTCCAAGAAATTATGATTCCAGCAAGTAAAGCAGGATTAGTTATTGGAAAAGGTGGAGAGACAATTAAACAGTTACAG GAGCGGGCAGGTGTCAAAATGGTCATGATTCAAGACGGTCCACAGAACACTGGTGCAGACAAGCCCCTTAGGATAACTGGAGATCCTTATAAAGTTCAA caagcCAAGGAAATGGTGCTGGAGTTAATTCGTGATCAAGGTGGCTTTAGAGAG gttccAATACCAAGATTTGCTGTAGGTATTGTTATTGGAAGAAATGGAGAGATGataaaaaagatacagaatgaTGCTGGTGTTAGGATCCAATTTAAGCCAG ATGATGGAACAACTCCAGATAGAATAGCCCAAATCACAGGGCCTCCTGACAGATGTCAGCATGCTGCAGAAATTATTACAGACCTCCTTCGAAGTGTCCAG gctggTAACCCTGGTGGACCAGGACCTGGTGGTCGAGGAAGGGGTAGAGGCCAAGGCAACTGGAACATGGGGCCTCCGGGTGGATTACAGGAATTCAATTTTATTGTTCCCACGGGCAAAACTGGATTAATCATTGGCAAAG GTGGTGAAACTATTAAAAGTATAAGCCAGCAATCTGGTGCTAGAATAGAACTTCAGAGAAATCCTCCACCTAATGCGGATCCAAACATGAAGATGTTTACTATCCGTGGAACACCCCAGCAAATAGATTATGCACGACAACTTATAGAAGAAAAGATTGGA GGTCCAGTAAATCCATTGGGTCCACCTGTTCCCCATGGACCCCATGGTGTTGTTCCTGGCCCACATGGACCTCCTGGGCCACCAGGTCCTGGTGCTCCCATGGGACCATATAATCCAGCTCCTTATAACCCAGGGCCTCCTGGCCCTGCACCTCA TGGTCCCCCAGCTCCGTATGCTCCACAAGGATGGGGAAATGCTTATCCACACTGGCAGCCACCAAATCCACCAGATCCAG GTAAGCCAGGAACAGATCCTAATTCAGCAGCGTGGGCAGCTTATTATGCTCACTACTatcagcagcaagcacagccaccacctgcagcccctcctgGTGGACCAGCTACAACCCAAACTAATGGACAAG GAGATCAGCCAAATCCAGCACCAGCAGGGCAGGTTGACTATACCAAGGCCTGGGAGGAGTACTACAAAAAAATGG GTCAAGCAGTTCCTGCCCCTGCTGGGGCTCCGCCAGGTGGTCAGCCGGATTACAGTGCAGCATGGGCTGAGTACtacaggcagcaggcagcataTTATGCCCAGACAAGTCCACAGGGAATGCCACAACATCCTCCGGCACCACAG